Proteins co-encoded in one Arachis hypogaea cultivar Tifrunner chromosome 13, arahy.Tifrunner.gnm2.J5K5, whole genome shotgun sequence genomic window:
- the LOC112738176 gene encoding pectinesterase yields the protein MLEAEQEVRGRRRLLLSSSSNHNKHGHGFPEWLSVSDRRLLQAATPPKGDVVVAQDGSGNYKTITEGVAAAARIGGGRRVVVHVKAGVYKENVDIKKTVKNIMIVGDGIDATVVTADGNAQDGSTTFRSATFGVSGDGFIARDITFENTAGPQKHQAVALRSGSDHSVFYRCSFKGYQDTLYAYAQRQFYRDCDVYGTVDFIFGDAACVLQNCNIYVRRPMGNQDITVTAQGRTDPNENTGIVIHNSRITAAGDMRSVQGSFKTFLGRPWQKYSRTVIMKSGLDGLINSAGWKPWSGSFALSTLYYGEYMNTGPGANTAGRVHWPGFHVISSPSEAVKFSVGDFLAGGSWIPGTGVPFDAGL from the exons ATGTTAGAAGCGGAGCAAGAAGTCAGAGGAAGGAGGAGGTTATTGCTTTCATCATCATCAAATCATAACAAACACGGACATGGCTTCCCTGAATGGCTATCGGTTTCCGATAGGAGGCTTCTTCAGGCGGCGACACCACCAAAGGGTGACGTGGTGGTGGCGCAAGACGGGAGTGGGAACTACAAGACGATAACGGAGGGAGTGGCGGCCGCCGCTAGGATTGGGGGAGGAAGGAGGGTTGTGGTGCACGTGAAAGCAGGAGTTTACAAAGAGAATGTTGATATCAAGAAGACAGTGAAGAACATAATGATAGTTGGAGATGGAATTGACGCTACCGTTGTCACTGCTGACGGTAACGCACAAGATGGATCCACCACTTTCCGTTCAGCTACATTTG GGGTTTCCGGTGACGGGTTCATAGCGCGGGACATAACCTTTGAGAACACGGCGGGTCCACAGAAGCACCAGGCCGTAGCTCTCCGGTCTGGCTCCGACCACTCCGTCTTCTACCGCTGCAGCTTCAAGGGCTACCAAGACACCTTATACGCCTACGCCCAGCGCCAATTCTACCGCGACTGCGACGTGTACGGCACCGTGGACTTCATCTTCGGCGACGCCGCCTGCGTCCTCCAAAACTGCAACATCTACGTCCGAAGACCCATGGGCAACCAGGACATCACCGTCACCGCCCAAGGTAGAACCGATCCCAACGAGAACACCGGCATCGTGATCCACAACAGCCGCATAACTGCTGCCGGCGACATGAGATCCGTTCAGGGCTCCTTCAAGACCTTCCTCGGGCGTCCATGGCAGAAGTACTCAAGAACCGTGATCATGAAGAGCGGCCTAGACGGCTTGATTAACTCGGCCGGTTGGAAACCATGGAGTGGAAGCTTTGCTCTCAGCACACTCTATTATGGTGAGTACATGAACACTGGTCCTGGTGCTAACACTGCTGGTAGGGTTCACTGGCCTGGCTTTCATGTTATTAGTAGTCCCTCTGAGGCTGTCAAGTTTTCTGTTGGTGATTTCTTGGCTGGTGGTTCATGGATTCCCGGCACTGGTGTCCCCTTTGATGCAGGTTTGTAA